CTCCCACCCGGGCCTTTTGAACACCCCCGACCTGCCGCCCTCCTTCTCCACAAGCAGGATGGATGCGATCTCCATGGTCCGGTCCACGGCCTTGCACATGTCGTAGAGGGTCAGGGCGGCCACGGAGACGGCCGTCAGGGCCTCCATTTCGACGCCGGTCTTGCCGGACGCGACGGCCGTGGCCAGTAGGCCGATCCTGCCCGCGTCCTCGTTCAGGGTGATGTCAATCTCCACGTGGGTCAATGGGATGGGGTGACACATGGGGATGAGGTCGCCCGTCTTCTTGGCCGCCGAGATGCCCGCGATCTTCGCCGTGGTCAGCACGTCCCCTTTGCCCATCTCGTCGGCGGAGATCTTCCGGATCGTCTCCGTCGCGGATCGGACTTCCCCGTAGGCCACCGCGCGCCTTTCCGTAACCGGTTTCTCCGTCACGTCCACCATGCGGACGCGTCCTTTTTCATCGAGGTGCGAGAGGTCCATAATCACTCCGTTTCAAGGCGTTTCTCAACAGGACGGACAGGGGCAGGGCCACCACCACCGCCACGCCGGCCTGAACCAGGTTGCCCGGGATCTCCGTCAGCGCGGCGATGCCGCCGAACAGGACCGATCCGGCCAGGTAGTAACCGGTAACCATCCAGGCGCCGCCAATCAGCACGGCTGCGAAGGCTGCGATCCGGCGGGGATGGTCACCGCCCGGGGCGGCCGGCGCAGCGCCGGCGCTCCGTGCATCGCTGACATCCGATGTACCCCGTACGCCCTGGTCGTCAAGTCCGCCCTCGGTGTCGTGACCGCCCCCGGTGCCCCAGAACGCGATCGTTCCGACCAGGATCCCCTCGATCCCCTTGATGACGAGCGTCCAGGGCGCCCAGATGAAGTAGCCGCCCAGCGCGTCGGCCAGGGCAGAACCGACCCCGCCCGCGAGACCACCGATGCGCCATCCGAAGACGAGGGCGAGGGTGAACAGCAGCCCATCGCCGAGATTGATGTATCCCTGCGTGGCCGGATTGGGGATGCGTATGACAAAGGTCGCCAGCGTCACGAGCGCGATCGAGAGCGCGGCCAGCGTCAACCTGCGTACCGGAACAGCGGCCATATCAGGAACCTGTCCTTGCCATTTCACCTAACCTTGCCATTGGTACAGCATCAGGTACACCAGCACGCCGGTGACGGACACGTACAGCCAGATCGGCAGGGTCCATCGGGCCAGCGGCGCGTGGCGCTCGAAACGCCCCTTAAGCGCGTGGCGCAGCGTCAGCACGACCATGGGCACGATGGCCGTGGCCAGGATCGTGTGGCTGATGAGGATGGTGAAATAGACGTAACGAGTCCATCCCTCGCCGGTGAAGGGCGTGCTGCCGTGGTTGAAGTGGTAAATCAGATAGGTGGTGAGAAACAATACGGACGCGGCGACCGCACCCAGCATGCACATCCTGTGCGCAGCGATATTCCGCTTCCTGATGTTGATGTATCCCGCGACCAGGAACGCCGCGCTGGTCGAGTTCAGGCACGCGTTCACCAGGGGCAGGTCCGTTATCTCCAGCATGTGTTACACCTTGTCATAGGCCATCACGGAGAACTGGACCAGCAGGAACACCAGCGACGCCAAAAACAGGTTCCTGGCCGACGCTTCGGTCCGGGTCACGGTCAGGTGGATGGCGAAACCGAGCAGTCCCAGTCCGGCCGCTAAAGCCGCGTAGAAATAGACGACCCCCGAGATGCCCAGTATGGTCGGGACCAGGCTGAAGGCGGTCAGGGCCAGGCAGTTGATCAGGATCTGCACGCTCGTGAACCGGCCGTCCGGATCGACGGCGGGCAGCAGCTGAAACCCGGCGCGGGCGTAGTCTTCGCGGAAGAGCCAGGCCAGCGCGAGGGCGTGGGGCATCTGCCAGAGAAAGAGGATAGCGAACAGGACGCCGGCCTCCAGCCCCAGTTCGTTTCGGGCGGCCGCCCAGCCGGTCACCGGGGGCAACGCGCCCGGGACGGCGCCGAACACGGTCGACAGCGTGGTCCGGTGCTTGAGCGGCGTATAGAGAAACAGGTAGGTGACGGTGATCAGCGCGGTGACCGCACAGCTCAGGACGTTGACCACCAGCGCCAGGTACAACAGGCCCGCCACCGTGATGGCCACGCCGAACCCAAGGGCCTGCGCGGGCTGCAGCTTCCCGGCGGGGAGCGGACGCTTCCGGGTCCGCCGCATCATGGCGTCCCGGTCTCGCTCCATGAACTGATTCAGGGCGAGCGTGCCCCCGGCCGCCAGGGCGGTTCCGGCCAGCGTGTGCAGCAGGCGCAGCCAGTCCACCGGCCCGTCGGATCCAAGATAGAACCCGACGCAGGTGGTCAGCACCAGCATGATGACCAGGCCGGGCTTGGTCAGGGCGATGAAGTCCTTCATGGGGACGAATCAGACAGAGACATTCATGGTCAGCAGGATCAGGCCCAGCAGCACCGCCGCCGCGAAAAGCACGGCGCCCACGATGCCCGAAGCCCTGGACTTGAACCCGATACTGCCGTCTTCGAGGACCCGGGGTTCCAGGAGCCGGACCGCATGGTGCACGATCAACGCGATCACGATCAGCAGCTTGACGGTCATCAGGGCTTCGTAGCCCGGCGGAAGCAGCGGGTACAGCTCGGGCTGGGACGACATCGCCCGGGCGGCCACCCCATCCATGATCCGGTTGTACAGGCTGAACGAACCGCTCACGACCAGGATGATAATCGCCGTCCAGGATACCCGGCGGAATATGGCGCCGGTCCGGCGCATGATCTCCACGCGTTCCTCCGACGCCCTGCCCGACCGGAGCACCGGGGTGAGCGCGACCAGGACGTAGAAGAAACCGCCCGCCCACAGTACGACGCCCAGTACATGCAGCCACATCCACAGAATCTTGGTATCGAACATATGCCGTCTTCCTCCCATTCCTCCGGCGGGCCGTGGAACGACCCTAAGGATCCGCGTGCCTTAAGGCCAGGGCCGCCCGGGATGGGAAGCGGCCATCCGACTCCTGCAAAAATGCCCGGGCCGGACGGTAGCTGTCAATCAGTTTTTAGCGGACCGGAACGGCATCGCGGCCCGGCTGAAAGCAGTTGACACAAGCCGCCCGCGGGCTATAATATCTGCATGATTTTCGGATAGCCGGAAAGCGTCTGCGAAGCCCCGGGATTCATGCGACGACCCGCGACGATGCCCAGCCAGGATGAACGCTTCGACCCGCGACTATGTCCCAGCCAGACCGGAACGCCCCGTACTACCTGGGTCATGACATCGGCGGCACCAAGCTCGCCGTGACCGTCGCCGACCGGAACGGGAAGATCCTGCGCAAGATCCGGCGGCCGACCGTAGCCGATCGAGGTCCGAGGGCCGTGGTGGCGTCGCTGGTGGACATGTCCCGCGAAGCCATGGCGCGCGCCGCGCTCTCCCCGGCGGAGCTGGCCGGCGTCGGCGTCAGTTGCGGCGGTCCCCTGGACACGGAAACCGGGGTGGTCTACGCGCCGCCCAATCTGCCGGGCTGGGACGAGGTCCCGCTGAAGGCGTGGCTGGAAAGCGCGCTTTCGCTGCCGGTTTTCGTCGAAAACGATGCCAACGCCAGTGCCTTGGCGGAGTGGTCCTTCGGGGCCGGGCGGGGCTGCCGGCACATGGTGTACATGACCATGAGCACCGGTATCGGCGGCGGCATCATACTCGACGGCCGACTTTACCGCGGCCCCGGCGACACGGCCGGCGAAGTGGGTCACATGACCATCGTCGAAAACGGTCCTGCCTGCGGTTGCGGAAAGCGCGGGTGCCTGGAAGCCCTGTGTTCGGGGCCATCGATCGCCAGGCGGGCCCGGGAGATTGCGCAGGAGGTTCCCGGTTCGCTCATGGTCGATCTGGCCGGGGGCGAACCGGCAAGCATTACGGCGGAGACCGTCATGGACGCGGCCAGGCAGGACGACCCGGCCGCCCGGGAAATCGTGGACGAGACGGCGCGGTACATGGCCGTGGGACTGGGGAACATCGTGAATATCCTGAACCCGGAGGTCATCGTCATCGGAACCATCCTGGTCAAGGCGCAGGATCTGTTGTTGGAACCTATCCGCGCGTACCTCCGGCGTGAAACCTGGCCGCGGGTCTACGACACGGTGCGGGTCGTGCCCGCCGGACTGGGAGACGAAGTGGGAGATCTCGCCGCCATCGCCGTGATCCGGCAGGCGGTACAATCCGAAGGGAGTGTTTAGGGCATTGGACTGGAACGCGTTGGGACGGGAAGCCGTACAACTGCTGGGCGAGTACCTGCGTATCGACACGACGAATCCCCCCGGGAACGAGGATCGCGCGACCACTTTCCTCAGTCGCATCCTCTCCGAAGAAGGCATCGATTGCCAGGTCCACGAGTCCGCCCCGGGACGCTCCAATCTCTACGCGAGACTGGAAGGGGACGGTTCGAAGCGGGCCGTGGTGCTGCTGAGTCACAGCGACGTGGTACCCGCCGACCGCCGTTACTGGTCCGTCGATCCCTTCGGCGGCGAGGTCCGGGACGGCTACATCTGGGGTCGCGGCGCCCTCGACATGAAGAACCTGGGCATCGCGGAGCTGGTGGTCTTCCTCGCGCTGCACCGGAACCGATTTCCGTTGAAAAGGGACGTGATCTTTCTTGTCACCGCCGACGAGGAGGCCGGCGGATCGGCTGGCGCCCGGTGGATCACACGGAACCGCCCGGAACTCGTCTCGGACGCGGAATTCCTGATCAACGAGAGCGGCAAGGGACGCCTGGAGAACGGCAGGGCCGTCTATTCCATCGACATCACCGAAAAGTCGCCCTGCTGGGTCCGCCTGGTCGCCCGCGGCGAACCCGGCCACGGTTCCCGCCCGAAGCCCCATTCCGCCGTGAACCGGCTCATCCGCGCCTTGAGCGCCATCATGACGTACACGCCTCCGATCAAAGTGACGGACGCGGCCGAGCGGTACTTCGAAGGCATTGCCCACCTGCAGAAAGACGGATACCGCAAGCGATTCGCGAATATCCGGGAATCCGTCCGGGACCGCCGTTTCCTGACGGACCTGCTGCGCAACCAGCATCACGCGGCGATTCTGCGCAATACCATCTCCATAACCATGTTGCAGGGCAGCGACAAAATCAATATCATACCTCAGGCGGCGACGGCCGAACTGGACTGCAGGTTGCTTCCGGGGGAAGAGCCAGGCGATTTCGTCCAGGAGCTGAAACAGGTGGTCGGCGACGACGGGATCGAGATAGAGACCATACTGAACTTCGGGAACTCGTCATCGCCCTTCGCTTCGCCCGTGGTCGAAGCCGTTCGCGAGGTCGTTTCCCGGCANNNNNNNNNNCATCGCCCTTCGCTTCGCCCGTGGTCGAAGCCGTTCGCGAGGTCGTTTCCCGGCATAACCATGTTGCAGGGCAGCGACAAAATCAATATCATACCTCAGGCGGCGACGGCCGAACTGGACTGCAGGTTGCTTCCGGGGGAAGAGCCAGGCGATTTCGTCCAGGAGCTGAAACAGGTGGTCGGCGACGACGGGATCGAGATAGAGACCATACTGAACTTCGGGAACTCGTCATCGCCCTTCGCTTCGCCCGTGGTCGAAGCCGTTCGCGAGGTCGTTTCCCGGCACCATGAGCGCGCGGAGGTCGTACCGAACATTCTGTCCGGCTTCACGGACAGCCACTACTTCCGCGAACTGGGAATTCACTGCTACGGCTTCATGCCCTTTCTGCTGATCGACGAAGAGCTCAGACGTATCCACGGCAACGACGAACGGATCTCCGTGGAGAACATGGAACGGGGTCCGAGAATCCTCTACGAAGTCATCGAAAAACTCTGCGGCTGATTTCAGCATCGAGGAGACATAAATGGAAGCGATTCGCATTCACGAATTCGGCGGTCCCGAGGTGATGAATCTCGAAACCGGCGCGGATCTGCAGGCAGGTCCCGGACAGATCCTGGTCGACATACGGGCCGCCGGCGTGAACCCGGTGGACACCTATATCCGGGCGGGCACCTATGCCATGAAACCCGATCTGCCCTTCACCCCGGGCATGGACGGCGCCGGAACGGTCGCCGATGTGGGCGACGGCGGGGCCCATGTTTCCGTCGGAGACCGGGTGTACCTGGCCGGCACCCTTACCGGTTCCTATGCGTCGCAGGCCCTGTGCTCGCCCGACCAGGTGTATCCACTGCCCGGCAACGTATCCTTCACGCAAGGCGCGGGGATATACGTCCCTTACGCGACGGCTTGGAGAGGGCTGTTCCAGCGTGCGGGGGGAAAGCCGGGCGAAACCGTCCTGGTGCACGGCGCGAGCGGCGGTGTGGGGATCGCGGCCGTACAGATGGCCCGGGCCGCGGGCATGACGGTCATCGGAACCGCCGGGTCGGAACAGGGCGCCGCGCTGGTGGAGGAACAGGGCGCCCATCACGTGGTGGACCACAACGTTCCCGGCTATACGGATAAGATCATGGAGCTCACCGGCGGCCTGGGCGTCGACGTGATTATGGAAATGCTGGCCAACGTCAATCTGGACAAGGACCTGAACATGCTGGCCTATGGCGGGCGGGTCGTCGTCATCGGCAACCGGGGCGTTATCGAGATCAATCCGCGGGACGCCATGGCGCGGGACGCCAGCATCCTCGGCATGGTCCTGTTGCTGGCTTCTCCGGAGGATCTGGTCGGCATCCACGCCGGAATGTTCGCCGGACTGCAAAACGGCACGCTCAAGCCAGTGGTGGGTAAAGAGTTCCCGCTGGAAGACGCGGCGAAGGGCCATACCGCCGTCATGGAACCTGGCGCCTATGGAAAGATCGTACTGATCCCTTGAGTACGCGGCAGGTAAAGGAATCCAACATGGCAAATCCGCTCAACCAGCTCGAACGGCACGGCCAGAGCTTCTGGCTGGACAGCATCAGCCGGGAACTGATGTACTCCGGCCGGTTGAGGAAACTGATCGATGAAGACGGCCTGAAAGGCATGACCTCGAACCCGGCCATCTTCGAGAAAGCCATTGCGGGAAGTACGGACTACGACGCCGATATCGAGCGGCTTGCGGCAGCGAACCGGACCGCTTTGGAGATCTACGAGACCCTGGCCATCTCGGACATCCGGGAAGCCGCCGACCACCTGGGCGGCGTATACGAAGCGACCGGCGGCGCCGACGGCTTCGTGAGCCTGGAGGTGTCCCCGGAACTGGCGGACGATACCGCGGGTACGATCGATGAGGCCCGGCGGCTGTGGAAGGCCGTGGACCGCCCGAACGTCATGATCAAGGTACCGGCGACGGAGGCCGGCGTACCGGCCGTGCGTCAACTGATCGGCGAAGGGTTGAACATCAACGTGACGCTGATGTTCTCGCGGGCAGTATACGAGGCCGTGGCCGACGCCTATATCAGCGGGTTGGAGGATCGTATTGCCGCGGGAGGCGACATCAGCGGCATCGCGAGCGTATCCAGCTTCTTCATCAGCCGCATCGACACCCTCGTCGACGCCTTGCTGGCCGAACGGGCCGAACGGGCCGGCGAACCCGGGGAACGGGCCGCGATCCTGGACCTGACCGGCAGGACGGCCATCGCAAACGGCAAGACGACCTACCAACGATACAAGACGATATACGCGTCACCGCGCTGGTCCGCGCTGGCCGAACGGGGCGCGAGGAAGCAGCGGCTGCTGTGGGCCAGCACGAGCACCAAGAACCCCGAGTACCGGGACGTGCTGTACGTCGAGGAACTGATCGGGAAAAACACCATCAATACCCTGCCCGATGAAACGCTCGACGCTTTCCGAGATCACGGGCGCCTGGCCGATACCCTCGAGGCCGGTACCGACGAAGCCTGGTCGATCATGGCCGGTGTGGAAAAAGCCGGGATTTCGATGGACCGGGTCGCGGAGCAACTCGTCGAGGAAGGGGTACAGAAATTCGTGGATCCCTTCGTAAAGCTGATCGAAGCCATCGAACGGAAACGGCTGCAGCCGGTCCGCCTGGCGTGACCTGACCGGCCTGGCCTGCGGACCGAGCGAGGCGGGCATACGGAATTGCCGGGTCGGACTGAACGGACCGCACGTTCGGCGGATCCGGGGAGCATCGCATGCAACTGGGCATGGTCGGACTCGGCCGGATGGGCGGCAACATGACGCGGCGGCTGTTGCGCGGCGGTCACGAAGTCGTCGTGTACGACCGAAGCGGCGAAGCGGTCGGCCAGGCGGAGCAAGCCGGCGCCGTGGGCAGCGCGACGCTGCGCGGTCTCGTGACCACGCTTCACCCGCCGCGTTCGGTCTGGCTCATGGTCCCCGCCGGCGATGCCACGGAACGGGCCGTCAACGAACTGTCCGGACTGTTGTCTCCGGGCGACACCGTCATCGACGGCGGAAACACCTACTTCAAAGACGACGTGTCCCGCGCGGAACGGCTGTCCGCCAGGGGCCTGCACTATGTCGACGTGGGTACGAGCGGCGGCGTATGGGGTCTCGAGCGGGGGTATTGCATGACCATCGGGGGGCCGGCGGAGATCGTCGAGCGCCTGGACCCGCTGTTCGACACGCTGGCGCCCGGTCCCGGGCAGGACGCCACGCAGGATGCCACGCGTCAGTCCGGTGACGCGGCGGAATCCACGCGCGCCCCGGATACCTCCGGCAAGCCCCCTTCAACGGCCCGCAGAGGCTACGTGCACGTGGGACCGGCAGGCGCGGGGCACTTCGTCAAGATGATCCACAACGGGATCGAATACGGCATGATGCAGGCCTTTGCCGAGGGGCTGGAGATTCTGCGCGAATCGGGTTCCGACCGCGTGGATTCGCGCCTACGGTACGACCTGGACCTGCACGACATCGCCGAAGTCTGGCGCCACGGAAGCGTGGTCAGTTCCTGGCTGCTCGACCTCCTGGAGATCGCGTTGCGGGAAGACCGGGACCTGTCCGCTTACTCCGGTTACGTGCAGGATTCGGGCGAGGGCCGGTGGACGGTGCAGACGGCCATCGAGGAAGACGTGCCCGCCCACGTGCTCACGGCATCGCTCTTCACGCGGTTCCAGTCGCGGCAGGAGCAATCCTACGCCATGCGGGTGCTTTCCGCCCTGCGCCACCAGTTCGGCGGTCACGTGGAGCAGAAGACAACCGGGGGAGGACCATGATCCAGATCGCTCCATCCATCCTGTCGGCGGATTTCACCCGCCTGGCCGATGAGGTCCGGGCCGTGGAGCGCGCGGGCGCGGACCGGATTCATATCGACGTCATGGACGGCCGGTTCGTCCCGAACATCTCCATGGGACCCTTCATCGTGGAGGCCATCGACTCGCTGACGGAACTTCCGCTGGAAGCCCACCTTATGATCGAGGAACCGGACCGGTACATCGACGTCTTCATGGAAGCCGGGGCCGACGTGATCATCGTGCACCAGGAGAATACGGCCCACCTGCACCGCGTGGTGCAGTCCGTCCGGGAGCGAGGCAAACAGGCCGGTGTCGCCCTGAACCCGGCGACGCCCGCCCAGGCCCTCGACGGGATCATCGACGAACTCGATCTCGTCCTGGTCATGTCCGTCAACCCGGGTTTCTCGGGCCAGCGGTTCATCGCGTCCGTCCTGCCGAAGATCCGCGAGATCCGAAGGACCCTGTCGGACCGGAAGATCGCGTGCGACCTGGAGGTAGACGGCGGCGTGAACGCCGATACCGCACCGGCCGTCGCGTCCGCGGGCGCGAACGTCCTGGTGGCCGCCACGGCCGTGTTCAAGCATCCGGACGGCGCGGCCGAAGGTATCCGGACGCTGCGCGGCTAAGACTGACCTCCGGATTCGGACCGCAGTACGGGCCCGCCATCGGGCCTCGCCATCGGGCCGCGACGTCGTCCTGCGCCCCCGGAAACTGCATCGCCCTCAGACCACCGCCCAGAGACCATTACCCTCAGACCACTGCCCTTTTCCAGGTCCCCTTGAAGAAGCGCCTGAGCGTGAGCAGGCCCTGCAATACGGCCGCGGCGAGCCAGGCGATCCAGATGCCCGTAACGTCCAGCCCGAGCGGGAAGGCGAGGACGTAGGAGAATACGAGCATGATACCCCACTGGGAGAAGAGGGTGTAGTACAGCGACGGTCGGGTCTCGCCGCCGCCGGCCAGTACGCCGCTGGCCACGATGGACAGCGCGGAAAAGACCTGGGCGATGGCGAAGAAGCGCAGCATGACCGAACTGATGCCCAGGACCGTCTCGTCCGTCGTGAATACGGCCGCGATCCCCTGGGCGAATATCCAGATCAAGGCCGATCCG
This genomic window from Gemmatimonadota bacterium contains:
- the tal gene encoding transaldolase gives rise to the protein MANPLNQLERHGQSFWLDSISRELMYSGRLRKLIDEDGLKGMTSNPAIFEKAIAGSTDYDADIERLAAANRTALEIYETLAISDIREAADHLGGVYEATGGADGFVSLEVSPELADDTAGTIDEARRLWKAVDRPNVMIKVPATEAGVPAVRQLIGEGLNINVTLMFSRAVYEAVADAYISGLEDRIAAGGDISGIASVSSFFISRIDTLVDALLAERAERAGEPGERAAILDLTGRTAIANGKTTYQRYKTIYASPRWSALAERGARKQRLLWASTSTKNPEYRDVLYVEELIGKNTINTLPDETLDAFRDHGRLADTLEAGTDEAWSIMAGVEKAGISMDRVAEQLVEEGVQKFVDPFVKLIEAIERKRLQPVRLA
- the gnd gene encoding decarboxylating 6-phosphogluconate dehydrogenase, with the translated sequence MQLGMVGLGRMGGNMTRRLLRGGHEVVVYDRSGEAVGQAEQAGAVGSATLRGLVTTLHPPRSVWLMVPAGDATERAVNELSGLLSPGDTVIDGGNTYFKDDVSRAERLSARGLHYVDVGTSGGVWGLERGYCMTIGGPAEIVERLDPLFDTLAPGPGQDATQDATRQSGDAAESTRAPDTSGKPPSTARRGYVHVGPAGAGHFVKMIHNGIEYGMMQAFAEGLEILRESGSDRVDSRLRYDLDLHDIAEVWRHGSVVSSWLLDLLEIALREDRDLSAYSGYVQDSGEGRWTVQTAIEEDVPAHVLTASLFTRFQSRQEQSYAMRVLSALRHQFGGHVEQKTTGGGP
- the moaC gene encoding cyclic pyranopterin monophosphate synthase MoaC; translation: MDLSHLDEKGRVRMVDVTEKPVTERRAVAYGEVRSATETIRKISADEMGKGDVLTTAKIAGISAAKKTGDLIPMCHPIPLTHVEIDITLNEDAGRIGLLATAVASGKTGVEMEALTAVSVAALTLYDMCKAVDRTMEIASILLVEKEGGRSGVFKRPGWE
- a CDS encoding ROK family protein — protein: MSQPDRNAPYYLGHDIGGTKLAVTVADRNGKILRKIRRPTVADRGPRAVVASLVDMSREAMARAALSPAELAGVGVSCGGPLDTETGVVYAPPNLPGWDEVPLKAWLESALSLPVFVENDANASALAEWSFGAGRGCRHMVYMTMSTGIGGGIILDGRLYRGPGDTAGEVGHMTIVENGPACGCGKRGCLEALCSGPSIARRAREIAQEVPGSLMVDLAGGEPASITAETVMDAARQDDPAAREIVDETARYMAVGLGNIVNILNPEVIVIGTILVKAQDLLLEPIRAYLRRETWPRVYDTVRVVPAGLGDEVGDLAAIAVIRQAVQSEGSV
- a CDS encoding ribulose-phosphate 3-epimerase, translated to MIQIAPSILSADFTRLADEVRAVERAGADRIHIDVMDGRFVPNISMGPFIVEAIDSLTELPLEAHLMIEEPDRYIDVFMEAGADVIIVHQENTAHLHRVVQSVRERGKQAGVALNPATPAQALDGIIDELDLVLVMSVNPGFSGQRFIASVLPKIREIRRTLSDRKIACDLEVDGGVNADTAPAVASAGANVLVAATAVFKHPDGAAEGIRTLRG
- a CDS encoding NADPH:quinone reductase, yielding MEAIRIHEFGGPEVMNLETGADLQAGPGQILVDIRAAGVNPVDTYIRAGTYAMKPDLPFTPGMDGAGTVADVGDGGAHVSVGDRVYLAGTLTGSYASQALCSPDQVYPLPGNVSFTQGAGIYVPYATAWRGLFQRAGGKPGETVLVHGASGGVGIAAVQMARAAGMTVIGTAGSEQGAALVEEQGAHHVVDHNVPGYTDKIMELTGGLGVDVIMEMLANVNLDKDLNMLAYGGRVVVIGNRGVIEINPRDAMARDASILGMVLLLASPEDLVGIHAGMFAGLQNGTLKPVVGKEFPLEDAAKGHTAVMEPGAYGKIVLIP
- a CDS encoding DUF420 domain-containing protein, with the translated sequence MLEITDLPLVNACLNSTSAAFLVAGYINIRKRNIAAHRMCMLGAVAASVLFLTTYLIYHFNHGSTPFTGEGWTRYVYFTILISHTILATAIVPMVVLTLRHALKGRFERHAPLARWTLPIWLYVSVTGVLVYLMLYQWQG
- the cyoE gene encoding protoheme IX farnesyltransferase: MKDFIALTKPGLVIMLVLTTCVGFYLGSDGPVDWLRLLHTLAGTALAAGGTLALNQFMERDRDAMMRRTRKRPLPAGKLQPAQALGFGVAITVAGLLYLALVVNVLSCAVTALITVTYLFLYTPLKHRTTLSTVFGAVPGALPPVTGWAAARNELGLEAGVLFAILFLWQMPHALALAWLFREDYARAGFQLLPAVDPDGRFTSVQILINCLALTAFSLVPTILGISGVVYFYAALAAGLGLLGFAIHLTVTRTEASARNLFLASLVFLLVQFSVMAYDKV